The following DNA comes from Occultella kanbiaonis.
GACCTCCCGGGTCTGGAAGGCGGTCGCCTCCAGCACGGCTCGCGCGATGTGGCCCTTGTTCACGTACCTGGTCAGGCCCACCAGGGCGCCACGTGCGTCCGCCCGCCAGTACGGCGCGAACAGCCCGGAGAACGCGGGCACGAAGTACGCGCCACCGTTGTCGTCGACCGTCTTGGCCAGGTCCTCGATCTCCGGGGCGGAGGAGATGATGCCGAGGTTGTCCCGCAGCCACTGCACGAGCGACCCGGTGACGGCGATCGAACCCTCGAGCGCGTAGACCGCCGGCTGGTCCCCGATCTTGTAACAGACGGTGGTGAGCAGGCCGTTCTCCGACGGGATCTGCTCCGTGCCCGTGTTGATCAGCATGAAGTTGCCGGTGCCGTAGGTGTTCTTGGCCATGCCGACCTCGAAGCAGGCCTGGCCGAACGTGGCCGCCTGCTGGTCGCCGAGGATGCCCGCGATCGGGACGCCGGGGACCATGCCGCCCTCGCGGCCCTTGCCGTACACCTCGGAGGATGAGCGGATCTCGGGCAGCATCGAGGTCGGGATGCCCATGTCGGCGGCGATGCCCTCGTCCCAGTTGAGCGTGGACAGGTCCATCAGCATCGTGCGGGACGCGTTCGTGACGTCGGTGACGTGTACGCCACCGTCCTTGCCGCCGGTCATGTTCCACAGCACCCAGGTGTCCGTGTTGCCGAACAGCAGATCCCCGGCCTCGGCCTTCGCGCGGGCACCCTCGACGTTGTCGAGGATCCACTTGACCTTCGGGCCGGAGAAGTAGGTGGCGAGGGGTAGGCCGACCTTGGCCTTGTACTTCTCGGCGCCCTCGGTGCCGCCGAGCTCCTCGACGATCTTCTGCGTGCGGGTGTCCTGCCAGACGATGGCGTTGTAGACGGGCTCGCCGGTGGACTTGTCCCAGACCACCGCGGTCTCGCGCTGGTTCGTGATGCCGACGGCGGCGATGTCGCGGTGGGTGAGGTTTGCCCGGGTGAGGGCGAGCGCGACGACCTCACGGACGTTCTTCCAGATCTCCAGGGCGTCGTGTTCCACCCATCCGGCCTTGGGGAAGATCTGTTCGTGCTCGAGCTGACCGGACTCCACGATCTGCCCGGCGTGGTTGAAGATGATCGCGCGGGAACTGGTGGTGCCCTGATCGATGGCGAGTACGTAGTCGGCCATGGTGTTTCCTCTCACTTCCTTGTGGTGCGCCCGGAGAGCGGGCGTTCATGCGATGGGGACTGAGATGGCCGGGCGCGTACCGGTACGAGTACGCACCCGGCCGGGTGGATCAGAGTGAGACGGTCGCGAACAGACCGGCGATGACACCACCGACGATCGGCCCGGCGACCGGCACCCAGGAGTAGCCCCAGTCGCTGGAGCCCTTGCCCTTGATGGGCAGCAGAGCGTGCGCGATCCGGGGGCCGAGGTCACGAGCTGGGTTGATGGCGTACCCGGTCGGACCACCGAGGCTGGCGCCGATACCGACCACGAGGAGGGCGACGGCGAGCGGCCCGAGACCCGAGGGCGTGCTGCCGAACGCGATGATCACGTAGACCAGTACGAAGGTCGCGATGACTTCAGTGACGAAGTTCCAGCCGTAGGAACGGATCGCCGGCCCGGTCGAGAACACGGCGAGCTTGGTGCCCTCGTCAGCGGGTTCGTCGAAGTGCTGCTTGTGAGCGAGCCAGCACACCACGGCGCCGAGGATCGCGCCGAGCATCTGGGCGAGGATGTAGACGAAAGCGTTCGGGACGGTGCCTGCGATGACCTCGAGACCGGCGTCCGGGTTCCCCGGGAAGAAGTCCGAGCCGTTGGCGAGGAGTCCGAGCGTGACGGCCGGGTTGATGTGTGCGCCCGTGGAGTAGGCGACGTACACGCCTGCGAACACCGCCAGGCCCCAGCCGAAGTTGATGAGCAGCCAGCCCCCATTGTTGCCCTTGGTCTTCGGCAGCAGGACATTCGCCACCACACCACAACCGAGCAACGTCAACATTGCGGTTCCGAGCACTTCCGGCAAGAAGATTGCACTGAAGTCCACGATGTGCCTCTCTTTCTGATTCGGGAGGTGTTACCTGTGAACGCCCCATCGCGCGCCACAACGCAAATACTGCCGCTTCACAGCTTTGTGGTCAGGAAGGCTCGACGAGCGAAATCATCGGGGCGATGTCGTCAGCCTGGAGTCGTGCCTGCTCACCCTCCTCGTCGGTGGCGGTCAGGGCGGCCGCCTCGGTGGCCGCCCGGCGGTCGAGGTAGGAACGCCGTTCGGTCTCGCGGCGGGCCTGGTCCCATCCGAGGATGGGGGTGATGACGTCGAGGATCTCCTCGAGCGCGGCCTCGCCCGCGTCTGGGACCTCGTACTCGAGGCGGGTCCGGTGGGCCAGCACGTCCTCCAGGTGGAGGACGAGTTCGTGGGTCGCAGCGAACGCGATCTCTGCCCGCAGGTACGCCGGGGCATGCTCCAGCGGCCGGGCCAGATCTGGCTGTGCCTCGACCGCGTCCACGATCTGCGTCAGTTGGGATCCGTAGCGGTGCAGCAGGTGATCGACCATCGCCTTCGTCCACCCGTACTTCTCGGCATAGGCACGGGACTTGCGGCGCACGGCCTGTAGTCCGACGGCACCGGCGAGTGGGATGTGGTCGGTGATCGAGGGCAGCGACTCGGCCCGGTCGCCGAGCGCGAAGTCGACCGCGTCCTTGGCCATCACCCGGTAGGTGGTGAGCTTGCCACCGGCGATCGCCGTGAGGCCGGGGGCGACGGAGGCGACGGTGTGCTCGCGGGAGACCTTCGCCGAGGACGTGCCCTCCTTCGTGCCCGGCTGCAGCAGCGGGCGCAACCCGGCCCAGGTGCCGATGATGTCGTCCTTGGTGAGCGGATTGGCGAGGACGGCATTGGCGTGCTCGAGCACGTACTCGATGTCCGCGTTCGTGGCCACCGGGTGCCGAAGCTCCTGCTTCCAGGGCGTGTCGGTGGTGCCGATCACCCAGTACCGGGACCACGGGATCACGAACAGGACGCTCTTCTCGGTCTGCAGGATCAGACCCTTCTCGCCGCGGATCCGCTCGCGGGGGACCACGATGTGGATCCCCTTCGAGGCCAGCACGTGCAGTCCGCCCTCCTCGGCGGCGAGGCCCTCGGTCTCCTCGGTCCACACGCCGGTGGCGTTGATGACCTGGTCTGCCTTGACCGTGAGTCGTTCCCCGGTCTCCGCGTCCACCAGGACTGCGCCGTCCACGCGGCCGGAGGTCTTGGTCAACTCGACCACCTGGGTGCGGGACGCGGCCAGGGCGCCGTACTCGGCGGCCGTGCGGACCAGCGTGACCACGAGGCGGGCGTCGTCGACGCTCGCGTCCCAGTACTGGATCGCCCCGATGGCGGCATCGTGCCGCAGGTCCGGGAAGACCCGCTCAAGCTCGGAGCGGGAGAGGTGCTTGTGGAACGGCAGCGCTCGACGGCGCGAGGTCAGCGAGGCGAGGGCGTCATAGAGCCCGACGCCGGAGCCGACGTAGAACCGTTGCCAGAACCGGTGCTCGAGCGGGTACAGGAACGGCACCGGACGCACCAGGTGCGGTGCGATCTCGGTGAGCAGGAGGTCCCGCTCGGTGAGCGCCTCGTGGACCAGGGTGAAGTCGAGCATCTGCAGGTAGCGCAATCCGCCGTGCACGAGCTTGCTGGACCGGCTGGAGGTCCCGGACGCCCAGTCCTGTGCTTCCACGATGCCCACTCGCAGGCCACGCGTCGCGGCGTCGAGCGCGATTCCCGCGCCCGTCACACCACCCCCGATCACAAGGATGTCGAGCGGGGTGCCGTCGGACATCGCGGCGAGCGCATCGGTTCGGGTCTGGGCGGTCAACGCGATCGTGGCCACTGTTATCTCTCCTCTTCGAGGCTCCTGTCGGGGCCCGATTCCAACCTGGACTCCTCGCCCGACGGGCCCTGAGGACATGCTTGCCCTGTCCGCACGAGTGCGCAATCATCGTGCACGAATGTGCAGTGCCGCTCGGGCGAGGTGACCGATACGTGAGGGCGAGGTGAGTGATGCGTGAGGACGACGCCTTCCGGGCGGCCACGATGTACTACCTGCAGGACCAGACCATGGACGTGATCGCCCGCACGCTCGGGATCTCCCGGTCCACCGTTTCCCGGCTGATCAAGTCCGCCCGCGAGGACGGCATGGTGCGGATCTCGCTGCGCCCGCCGAGCAGCACCGGGTCCCAGCTGGGGCACCGGCTGTCCGCGACGTTCGGGATCAAGGCGCACGTGGTCTCGGTCCGGGAGAGTGCCTCGGAGGTACACCGGCTCGAGCAGGTGGCGATGGTCGCCGCCGGCCTCATCGCCGAGTGGTTCGGGCCGGACATGGTGCTCGGGGTGGCCTGGGGCACCACGGTCGCGGCGATCTCGCGTCACCTCAAGTCGTCCCCGAGCCCCGGGAGCGTGGTGGTCCAGCTCAACGGCGCCGCGAACACCTATGCCAGCGGCGTCACCTACGCCAGCGACCTGATCGCGGCGATCGCCGCGGCGTTCGACTCCACGATGTACCACTTCCCGGTGCCGGCGTTCTTCGACTTCCCGGAGACCAAACGCATGATGTGGCGCGAGCGCAGCGTGCGGCGGGTGCTCCAGATGCAGCAGCGGGTGGACGTCGCGCTGTTCGGGGTCGGGGCGCTGTCGGCCGAGGTGCCGTCCCACGTGTACTCCTCCGGCTACCTCGACGACGCGGAGATCGCCTCGCTCGCCGCCGACCGCGTGGTCGGCGACGTGTGCACCGTGTTCCTGCGCGAGGACGGCAGCTTCCGCGACATCGACATCAACGCGCGCGCCACGGGCCCGAGCCCGCTCGAGCTGCGGTCGATCAAGCGCCGGGTGTGCGTGGTCGTCGGCGAGGCGAAGGCACATGCGCTGCTCGGCGCCCTGCGGGCCCGGGTGGTCACCGATCTGGTGACCGACGAGACGACAGCACGGCACGTGCTCGGTCTGCTCCGCGGTGCACCGGGCACCGCCGAGGGTGGCAGGCTGGTGCCGTGAAACCCGACAGCTCCGGCGGTCCCAGCAGCATCGACGATCCGGCTGTGGTCCCGCTGATCCGGCCCGCGCTGCCCCGGGACGTGCCGACGATCCGGACCCTCGTCGAACCGTACGCCGAGCGCCGCATCCTGCTCGCAAAGGACCTGGTCGGCTACTACGAAGGGGTCCAGGAGTTCCTGGTCGCTGAGCTCCGCGGGGAGGTGGTCGGCTGCGGCGCCCTGCATGTGATGTGGGAGGACCTCGCCGAGGTGCGCACCCTGGCGGTGCGCGCGGACACCCGCGGCACCGGCATCGGTCACCTGATGCTCGAGGCGCTCCTGGCGCGGGCCGCCGACCTCGGCCTGAAGCGGGTCTTCTGCCTGACGTTCGAGGTGGGCTTCTTCACCCGGCACGGGTTCGCCCCGATCGTCGGCGAGGTGGTCGAGGCGAGCGTCTTCCACGAACTGCTGCTCTCCCGCGACGACGGCATCGCCGAGTTCCTCGACCTCGCCCGGGTGAAGCCCAACACGCTCGGCAACACCCGCATGCTGAAGGTCCTCGACGTCCCAGGCGGTCCGGCGCCGGTCGGGTAGCAGGGTCGCCTCGGGCGGCGGTACGTCGCCGCGAGGGCCCGACGGCGGAGGCCGGGTCGGTCCGGATGGTCGCCCGGAGCGCGGGCGGCTCAGGCGCGAAGCATCGGCGCGAGCAGCACCTTGACCCGCACGATCGCGATGACGACCGCGACCTGGATCGTGAGCACGGCGCCCACCACGGCGCCGAGCAGGCCGGCCGGGGCGGCGATCGCCCAGACGGCGACCCCGACGATCGCCGCCACCACGACGACTCGGAGCAGCAGCGCGAGCCGCCTGGCGGTGCGCTCGACGGTCCGGGCCGGCAGGTGTCGGCGCGCAGCGTCGGCCGAGTCGGTGCTGCCTGGCTCGCCGACCCCGCGCAGGATCGCGGCCAGGCCGATCCCGGCCAGCACGGCACCGGTGATCGCGAGCAGCTGGCCGACCGCCAGCAGTGTGAACCCGGCGACCATCGGCAGGTCCCGGCCCTGCGGCCCGGCCATGCTGAGTGCGCCTGCGCCGATGAAGCCGAGGACCACCGCCACGGCGCACATCGCGAGCAGCGTCCGGGTGTGGGCCTGCACACCGCGCGCGATCACCACGTCGGCCGGGGCGTCGTCGGCCGGGGCGCCCGGCTCCGGGGACTGCGGGGGTGGCGTGGTCACGGCAACCGAGCGTACCGGCCACGCCGCACACGACCCGGCGACGGTCCTGCCGAACAGAGGAGGTGGACCGTGCAGGAGTGCGCGGCCTGCCCGGGCGCGCGGCAGCGCGCGGCCTAGCCTGGTGAGGAGCCCTCAGGTGAGCGGCAGCAGGTAGCCGCGCACAACGCCGTCGGGCGCGGTATCGGCGGCGATCAGACCGTCGGCGAGCAGGCCCGCCAGAGCGCGCTCGAACTGCGGGCCCGGCTCCCAGACCGCGGCCAGCTCGGCAGTCGTGAGCGGACCGGGCGCGGCCCGCAGCGCTGCCAGGAACCGGCCCCTGGCCTGACGGTCCGTGCCGTGCCAGGCCTGCGTCCGGCGCTTGGCGGCGTGTGCGTCCGCGGGTGCGCCGGCGCGGCGCCAGGCGCACCCGGTCCGAACCGGGCAGGCCGAGCAGGACGGGGACCGGGCCGTGCAGACCAGCGCGCCGAGCTCCATCAGCGCCGCGTTCCAGCGGGCGGAGTCCTCGTCGCCGTCGGGCAGCAGGTCCAGCGCGCGCTCGGACTCGACGGCCAGCAGCGCCGGGGGCGGCAGCGCCTGGCCACCGATCAGGCGGGCCAGGACGCGTCGCACGTTCGTGTCCAGGACGACGGCGCGGCGCCGGTACGCGAAGGCCGTCACCGCGGCCGCCGTGTAGGTGCCGACGCCGGGTAGGGCGAGCAGGTCCGCCATCGCGGTCGGCACCCGGCCGTCGTGCTCGCGGGCGATCGTGGCCGCGGCCTCCCGCAGCCGCAGTGCCCGGCGCGGGTACCCGAGCCGGTCCCAGGCCCGCAGCACGTCCGCCGGGCTGGCGGCGGCCAGGTCTGTCGGGGTCGGCCACCGCGCCATCCAGTCCCGCCACCTCGGCTCCACCCGGACCACCGGCGTCTGCTGCAGCATGATCTCGCTGACCAGCACGCCCCAGGCCCCGGCGGCCGGATCACGCCAGGGCAGGTCGCGAGCGTTGGCGGCGAACCAGTCGAGCAGCGCCACGTGCAGATCGTGGGCGGACCCGGCGGACCCGGCGGACCCGGCGGACCCGGCGGACCCGGAGCCGACGCGGCCGCCTCCTGCGGCGCCGTGAGCGGCGACGACGCGGCGGTCCACGGGTGTGGTCATGGCGCCAAGCCTAAGTGGGGTAGACCTCGGCGGGGTCGCTCCGGGCTGCAACGGTCCGAACCGCGGCGTGGACCGGGCACGCTTGCGGCCGGAGAGGCGCTCGGTCGGCTGGAACGTGCTCGGTCGGCAGTGCGTTCGTGCGCGGCCTCAGCCGCGGCGTCGCCCGGAACCGCCGCGCCGCCCGCCTGTGGACCCGCGCGCCCGGCCACCCTTCCCGCCCCGGCCCCCGGCGCGCGAACCGTCACGGCCGCGCCCGCTCTTCCCGTCGTTCCCGCCCTGGCGGGTCTTTCCGCCCTGACCCCCACCGCGAGGCGCGGCGGACGCGGAGGAGGCACCGCCGTCGGGTTCGGCCTGGCGACCACGGGAGGAGTTCACTGTGCGGCCGCGCACGATGCCGACCAGATCCTCGACCTGATCCGTGGTGCGTTCGCTGACCCAGGCGAGCTGCACCGGTGCCTCGGGGCCGCCGTCGAGGCGCCGGTGGGTGACGTCCTTGCGATGGTGCAGCCGAGCCAGGGACTTCGGCACGACGAGTACCCCGATGCCCGCGGCCACCAGTTCCACGGCGGCCGCGGTCGTCGCCGGCCGCTCGCGGGCGCCGATCCCGGGCAGGTCCGCTGCGCCGGAGTACAGCACGTCGTCGAGGGGGTGCAGCATCGTCTGGTCGGCCAGGTCCGCCACGGTGACCGGTTCGTCATCGCCGAGCGCCGCGAACAGGTGGTCGCGGGAGACCATGACCACCGGTTCCTCCATGTAGACCGTGATGGTGCTGAAGACGGCGGCGTCCAGGGGCGGGCGCGCCAGTGCAGCGTCCGCGAGACCGGCCACCAGTACGGCGGCGGCGGTCGCCGGCTCGAGCGGGACGAGCGTCAACGGGACCCGGTGTCGCTCCTGCCAGATCCGGACCCACTTCGCCGGGGTGACGCCCGGCACGTAGCCGAGGCGGAAGCCGGGGGCCTGCGCGGAGTCATCGGCGTCGGCCAGCATCCGCTCACCCTAACGGTGAGGACCTACGCTGGGCCCATGAGCACGAAGGA
Coding sequences within:
- a CDS encoding glycerol-3-phosphate dehydrogenase/oxidase; its protein translation is MATIALTAQTRTDALAAMSDGTPLDILVIGGGVTGAGIALDAATRGLRVGIVEAQDWASGTSSRSSKLVHGGLRYLQMLDFTLVHEALTERDLLLTEIAPHLVRPVPFLYPLEHRFWQRFYVGSGVGLYDALASLTSRRRALPFHKHLSRSELERVFPDLRHDAAIGAIQYWDASVDDARLVVTLVRTAAEYGALAASRTQVVELTKTSGRVDGAVLVDAETGERLTVKADQVINATGVWTEETEGLAAEEGGLHVLASKGIHIVVPRERIRGEKGLILQTEKSVLFVIPWSRYWVIGTTDTPWKQELRHPVATNADIEYVLEHANAVLANPLTKDDIIGTWAGLRPLLQPGTKEGTSSAKVSREHTVASVAPGLTAIAGGKLTTYRVMAKDAVDFALGDRAESLPSITDHIPLAGAVGLQAVRRKSRAYAEKYGWTKAMVDHLLHRYGSQLTQIVDAVEAQPDLARPLEHAPAYLRAEIAFAATHELVLHLEDVLAHRTRLEYEVPDAGEAALEEILDVITPILGWDQARRETERRSYLDRRAATEAAALTATDEEGEQARLQADDIAPMISLVEPS
- a CDS encoding amino-acid N-acetyltransferase; translation: MKPDSSGGPSSIDDPAVVPLIRPALPRDVPTIRTLVEPYAERRILLAKDLVGYYEGVQEFLVAELRGEVVGCGALHVMWEDLAEVRTLAVRADTRGTGIGHLMLEALLARAADLGLKRVFCLTFEVGFFTRHGFAPIVGEVVEASVFHELLLSRDDGIAEFLDLARVKPNTLGNTRMLKVLDVPGGPAPVG
- a CDS encoding A/G-specific adenine glycosylase, whose product is MTTPVDRRVVAAHGAAGGGRVGSGSAGSAGSAGSAGSAHDLHVALLDWFAANARDLPWRDPAAGAWGVLVSEIMLQQTPVVRVEPRWRDWMARWPTPTDLAAASPADVLRAWDRLGYPRRALRLREAAATIAREHDGRVPTAMADLLALPGVGTYTAAAVTAFAYRRRAVVLDTNVRRVLARLIGGQALPPPALLAVESERALDLLPDGDEDSARWNAALMELGALVCTARSPSCSACPVRTGCAWRRAGAPADAHAAKRRTQAWHGTDRQARGRFLAALRAAPGPLTTAELAAVWEPGPQFERALAGLLADGLIAADTAPDGVVRGYLLPLT
- the glpK gene encoding glycerol kinase GlpK, which codes for MADYVLAIDQGTTSSRAIIFNHAGQIVESGQLEHEQIFPKAGWVEHDALEIWKNVREVVALALTRANLTHRDIAAVGITNQRETAVVWDKSTGEPVYNAIVWQDTRTQKIVEELGGTEGAEKYKAKVGLPLATYFSGPKVKWILDNVEGARAKAEAGDLLFGNTDTWVLWNMTGGKDGGVHVTDVTNASRTMLMDLSTLNWDEGIAADMGIPTSMLPEIRSSSEVYGKGREGGMVPGVPIAGILGDQQAATFGQACFEVGMAKNTYGTGNFMLINTGTEQIPSENGLLTTVCYKIGDQPAVYALEGSIAVTGSLVQWLRDNLGIISSAPEIEDLAKTVDDNGGAYFVPAFSGLFAPYWRADARGALVGLTRYVNKGHIARAVLEATAFQTREVLDAMNADSGVDLTELKVDGGMIANETLMQFQADILGVPVVRPQVAETTALGAAYAAGIAVGFWNGEQDVIDNWAEDKRWEPSMDEGERERLYRTWKKAVTKTFDWVDDDTEV
- a CDS encoding LysR family transcriptional regulator substrate-binding protein — translated: MLADADDSAQAPGFRLGYVPGVTPAKWVRIWQERHRVPLTLVPLEPATAAAVLVAGLADAALARPPLDAAVFSTITVYMEEPVVMVSRDHLFAALGDDEPVTVADLADQTMLHPLDDVLYSGAADLPGIGARERPATTAAAVELVAAGIGVLVVPKSLARLHHRKDVTHRRLDGGPEAPVQLAWVSERTTDQVEDLVGIVRGRTVNSSRGRQAEPDGGASSASAAPRGGGQGGKTRQGGNDGKSGRGRDGSRAGGRGGKGGRARGSTGGRRGGSGRRRG
- a CDS encoding sugar-binding transcriptional regulator, yielding MREDDAFRAATMYYLQDQTMDVIARTLGISRSTVSRLIKSAREDGMVRISLRPPSSTGSQLGHRLSATFGIKAHVVSVRESASEVHRLEQVAMVAAGLIAEWFGPDMVLGVAWGTTVAAISRHLKSSPSPGSVVVQLNGAANTYASGVTYASDLIAAIAAAFDSTMYHFPVPAFFDFPETKRMMWRERSVRRVLQMQQRVDVALFGVGALSAEVPSHVYSSGYLDDAEIASLAADRVVGDVCTVFLREDGSFRDIDINARATGPSPLELRSIKRRVCVVVGEAKAHALLGALRARVVTDLVTDETTARHVLGLLRGAPGTAEGGRLVP
- a CDS encoding MIP/aquaporin family protein translates to MLTLLGCGVVANVLLPKTKGNNGGWLLINFGWGLAVFAGVYVAYSTGAHINPAVTLGLLANGSDFFPGNPDAGLEVIAGTVPNAFVYILAQMLGAILGAVVCWLAHKQHFDEPADEGTKLAVFSTGPAIRSYGWNFVTEVIATFVLVYVIIAFGSTPSGLGPLAVALLVVGIGASLGGPTGYAINPARDLGPRIAHALLPIKGKGSSDWGYSWVPVAGPIVGGVIAGLFATVSL